The following proteins come from a genomic window of Corallococcus sp. NCRR:
- a CDS encoding DUF4041 domain-containing protein, whose protein sequence is MTTIIAIGLGVLGLLLLGLLLRTRSQLKAVQARFKPILDLEAERRRLAEELTQARTDATAAMAAEQKRVQDELAKSRSEADNALAAERKRVETELARAKADVEQAISAEQGRAKAELNRIREETNRTTQSATRAMEEAEARRKQANTERTSLETGLARLKAELKALEEEEVLLTFGFYKPVYALASVKEYEDRLERIRESQKQMLKNKEAATCSIQWEVNGSKAEGKKQIDRTLKLMLRAFNGEADACVAKVSYKNVKAMETRIEKAAAAINGLAEIQQCVIARRYVKLKVEELMLAYEYEEKVQQERDEQRRIREQMREEEAAQRELEKAKLEAEREAKRDAEALAKAKADYEQAKGSEQQKLMERIAELERRVAEDLEKQRAISQAQLTRTGHVYVISNIGSFGEGVFKMGMTRRLVPQDRIDELGDASVPFEFDVHAIIRTSDAPALENALHKAFANRRVNRINERKEFFRVNLDEIAEAVRKHHGEFELTRVAEAAEYRKTLALQEEEQGRPGERAA, encoded by the coding sequence ATGACAACGATCATCGCCATTGGCCTGGGCGTTTTGGGCCTTTTGCTCCTGGGCTTGTTGCTGCGGACGCGAAGCCAACTCAAGGCGGTCCAGGCACGATTCAAGCCCATCCTGGACCTGGAGGCCGAACGACGCCGGCTCGCGGAGGAGTTGACGCAAGCCCGCACTGACGCAACCGCCGCGATGGCTGCGGAACAGAAGCGGGTCCAGGATGAGTTGGCGAAGTCCCGGAGCGAAGCGGACAATGCGCTGGCTGCGGAGCGGAAGCGGGTGGAAACCGAGCTCGCCCGCGCCAAGGCGGACGTAGAGCAGGCCATCTCCGCGGAGCAGGGCCGGGCGAAGGCGGAGTTGAACCGGATCCGCGAAGAAACGAACCGGACGACGCAAAGCGCGACGCGCGCCATGGAGGAGGCGGAAGCACGTCGAAAGCAGGCGAACACCGAGCGGACCAGCCTGGAAACAGGCCTTGCCCGATTGAAAGCCGAATTGAAGGCATTGGAGGAAGAGGAGGTTCTGCTCACCTTCGGCTTCTACAAACCGGTGTACGCGCTGGCGTCGGTCAAGGAGTACGAGGACCGCTTGGAGAGGATCCGCGAATCGCAGAAGCAGATGCTGAAGAACAAGGAAGCAGCCACATGCTCCATTCAGTGGGAGGTGAATGGGAGCAAGGCGGAAGGCAAGAAGCAGATTGACCGGACCTTGAAGCTGATGCTCCGGGCGTTCAATGGCGAGGCGGACGCATGTGTGGCGAAGGTCTCCTACAAGAACGTGAAGGCCATGGAGACGCGTATCGAGAAGGCAGCTGCCGCCATCAATGGCCTCGCGGAGATCCAGCAGTGCGTCATTGCCAGGCGCTACGTCAAGCTCAAGGTCGAAGAGTTGATGCTCGCGTATGAGTACGAGGAGAAGGTGCAGCAGGAGCGTGACGAGCAGCGCCGGATCCGGGAGCAGATGCGTGAGGAGGAGGCCGCCCAACGCGAACTGGAAAAGGCGAAACTGGAAGCGGAGCGCGAAGCGAAGCGCGACGCGGAGGCCCTGGCCAAGGCGAAAGCGGACTACGAGCAGGCCAAAGGCTCAGAGCAGCAGAAGTTGATGGAGCGCATCGCGGAGCTGGAGCGCCGTGTGGCGGAGGACCTGGAGAAGCAGCGGGCCATCTCCCAGGCCCAACTCACCCGGACAGGGCACGTCTACGTCATCTCCAACATCGGCTCGTTCGGGGAGGGCGTGTTCAAGATGGGCATGACCCGCCGGCTGGTGCCCCAGGACCGCATCGACGAACTGGGAGACGCCTCGGTGCCGTTCGAGTTCGACGTTCACGCCATCATCCGGACCTCGGACGCCCCAGCCCTGGAAAACGCCCTGCACAAGGCCTTCGCGAACCGGCGCGTCAACCGCATCAACGAGCGCAAGGAGTTCTTCCGCGTCAACCTGGATGAGATCGCGGAAGCGGTCCGCAAGCACCACGGCGAGTTTGAATTGACCCGGGTGGCCGAAGCTGCGGAATACCGGAAGACATTGGCACTCCAAGAGGAGGAACAGGGTCGACCCGGTGAGCGGGC